In one Staphylococcus lutrae genomic region, the following are encoded:
- a CDS encoding ABC transporter ATP-binding protein, which yields MIKLSNVSKRYDDKVIVNQVDMEIEEGEIFILIGPSGSGKTTTLKMMNRLIPLSDGYIYFKDHPISDYDVHEMRWDMGYVLQQIALFPHMTIRDNIAQVPLMKGWSKEKIDARIDELLTMVGLEPQQFRNRKPDELSGGQRQRVGVVRALAVDPPVILMDEPFSALDPITREKLQDDLLKLQDQIKKTIVFVTHDIEEAFKLGDRICLLNHGRVEQIGTPNDFIKTPKNDFVRQFLGDLTSVVLNHFSLGKAVELVGEKATATQVEQYPTVDSHQTVSDIYDELVTHEAVIIPAADTHWMLSRQAIFNFLSQNKAGARV from the coding sequence ATGATAAAATTGAGCAACGTTTCAAAACGTTACGATGATAAAGTCATTGTTAATCAAGTAGACATGGAGATTGAAGAAGGTGAAATTTTCATCTTAATTGGACCGTCTGGCTCTGGTAAAACAACGACGTTGAAAATGATGAATCGATTAATCCCATTATCAGATGGTTATATCTATTTCAAAGATCACCCCATCAGTGACTATGACGTACATGAAATGCGTTGGGATATGGGCTATGTTTTACAGCAAATCGCTTTATTTCCACATATGACAATACGTGATAATATTGCGCAAGTGCCCCTCATGAAAGGGTGGTCGAAAGAGAAAATTGATGCCCGTATTGATGAATTACTCACTATGGTCGGACTCGAGCCGCAACAGTTTAGAAATCGAAAACCAGATGAATTGTCTGGTGGACAACGACAACGTGTCGGCGTGGTGCGTGCATTGGCTGTCGACCCACCTGTCATTTTAATGGATGAACCTTTTAGTGCGTTGGATCCGATTACACGAGAGAAATTACAGGATGATTTATTGAAATTACAAGACCAAATCAAAAAAACAATCGTTTTTGTGACGCATGATATTGAAGAAGCCTTTAAATTAGGCGATCGCATTTGTTTGTTGAATCATGGTCGTGTCGAACAAATTGGGACACCGAATGATTTTATTAAAACACCGAAGAATGACTTCGTTCGCCAATTTTTGGGTGACTTAACAAGCGTCGTACTCAATCATTTCTCACTTGGAAAAGCGGTAGAACTTGTGGGTGAAAAAGCAACAGCTACACAGGTTGAGCAATATCCAACTGTTGATTCGCATCAAACGGTCAGTGACATTTACGATGAACTTGTGACACATGAAGCGGTGATCATCCCTGCAGCGGATACCCATTGGATGTTATCGCGACAAGCCATTTTCAACTTTTTATCACAGAATAAGGCAGGTGCGCGCGTGTGA